GGTGCACCTGTCCTGGCCGGTCAGCGAGCGCACCGAAGGGGACACCAGGGCCAATGCGCTGGTCTCGGCCGCGATGACGGCCGACCCCGAAGAGGTCCTGACCGATCTCGGCGGCGTCCGCGCAGCCATGAAGAAGGCCCTGGCGGAGTGCGACGAGACGTCCCGCCGGATGACGGGCCCGTTACCGCTGACCCCGTTGACCCCGCGGGTCATGTTGCGCCGGCTGGAGGGCATGGTGCTGGCGGTGAACAACCCGATTGCCTGCTCCAACATGGGGGAGCCGGACCCCGCGTTCAGCCGCCCGGACGGGACCGACGCCGACTATGTGGTGATGCGCGGCGTGGAGCCCAACATCACCAGCCGCGTGCTCAACCGGCTCGGCGGGCAGTTGCTGCTCGGCGGGATCCGGGCGCGCGGCCGGATGGCGCTGTCGGTCACGTCCTGGTCTCCGGGGCAGCCCAACTCGAAACAGGCCCTGCGCGAGGTGGTGCTCAAGGTGCTGGCCGACTTCGGGCTCAGTGGGACAGTCGAGGGGCCTTGTGCTCCTGGGCCTTCTTCTCGATGAGGTCGGCGGCGGCGTTGACGCTCTGCTCCGGTGTGGCCAGTCGGGCCGCGAAGTCGCGGGCCCGCGCCACCACCGCCGGGTCCAGCACGGTGCGCAGCGCCTCGGTGAGCGATTTCTTCGTGATACGGGTAAAGCGTTGTGAGGTACCGATTTTCAGTTTCTTGACCTGGCGTGCCCAGACCGGCTGATCGGCCGACACCCACAGCACCAGGGTGGGCACCCCGGCGCGGGCGCCGGCGGCGGTGGTGCCGGCGCCGCCGTGGTGCACGACCGCACGGCAGGTCGGGAACACCGCGGCATGGTTCACCGCGCCGACGAGCTTGACGTGGTCGGCCTGCGGGATCTCGTCGAGTTCCCACACGCCGGAGCTGATCAGGGCGCGCTCACCGAGTTCCGCGCACACCTCGGTGATCATCGAGACCGCGTCGGCGGGGGATTGCACCGGCATGCTGCCGAACCCGAAGTAGATGGGTGGTTTACCCGCGCTGATCCAGGAGGTGACCTCGTCGTCGGTGGCGGTCTGCAGGCCCAGTGTGATGGCGCCGGTGAACGGGCGACTGCCGTTCCATTCCTCGGTCAGCCCGGGGTAGAACAACTCGTCGTAGGCCTGGATCTCCAGGGTGCCGCTGTCGACGACCCGCTTGGCCGAGCGCACCTTGGTCTGCGGCAGACCGA
This region of Mycolicibacterium diernhoferi genomic DNA includes:
- a CDS encoding glycosyltransferase, which produces MKIVVAVHGTRGDVEPCAAVARELRDRGHDVRMAVPPNLIGFVASIGFTDAVPYGVDSQQQVESDAFQNYWQFHNPLTVARKAIDYYTAGWTDMNAALTDLAAEADLILTGTTYQEVAANVAERHQIPLAALHYFPNRPNSQLIPVPAPHWVAKSGFAVIEWGLWRVSKKAEDEQRRTLGLPQTKVRSAKRVVDSGTLEIQAYDELFYPGLTEEWNGSRPFTGAITLGLQTATDDEVTSWISAGKPPIYFGFGSMPVQSPADAVSMITEVCAELGERALISSGVWELDEIPQADHVKLVGAVNHAAVFPTCRAVVHHGGAGTTAAGARAGVPTLVLWVSADQPVWARQVKKLKIGTSQRFTRITKKSLTEALRTVLDPAVVARARDFAARLATPEQSVNAAADLIEKKAQEHKAPRLSH